The following coding sequences are from one Halococcus hamelinensis 100A6 window:
- the gatC gene encoding Asp-tRNA(Asn)/Glu-tRNA(Gln) amidotransferase subunit GatC, which produces MSETAVDPEAVEHVAELARVDLTPDERERFAAQFAEILDSFEALDEVPAVEGEPDLVNVLRTDEVSEGLTQEEALSNAPATEDGYFEGPPVG; this is translated from the coding sequence ATGAGCGAAACGGCGGTCGACCCCGAGGCGGTCGAGCACGTCGCCGAGCTCGCACGGGTGGACCTCACGCCCGACGAGCGCGAGCGGTTCGCGGCGCAGTTCGCCGAGATCCTCGACTCCTTCGAGGCGCTCGACGAGGTGCCCGCGGTCGAGGGCGAGCCCGACCTCGTGAACGTCCTCCGGACCGACGAGGTGAGCGAGGGACTCACCCAGGAGGAAGCCCTCAGCAACGCGCCGGCGACCGAGGACGGCTACTTCGAGGGGCCGCCGGTCGGATGA
- a CDS encoding ABC transporter substrate-binding protein yields the protein MVGLAGCSSGSSGGGNNSGGNGSGGSSNGSAGGTSAGSNEDTRSGKRSVGGNYIVGDQTGITTLNWLQVDDQPTANRIRLMLDFLYTVTQDKEVFPLLAKDISTQDDQTYTVTLRDNLEWGGNYGQMTAEDWIYQIKNVFQANSNWSGYTNQSYWLTADGNPIPVEKRGKLKFDIKLQDPDPSYLLRPNLQGAWCMPKKLLNQYVPNQDTEGLKKDTDVQQVGYSGNLGPYTFDHLNRESEFVATRNENYYLRDASDVPEAWKNVPYFDKYTYKVIPEQSTRLSALKSGGVTESGIAAAKVEQFQNMDGITVQQIKQPYLTMIFYNQRKNGWKPFRKQSVRRALSYAVDKKSVVENIFRGYSEVAHTFQPQWSEWYDDSQVLETGVGKRYSPEKARTKLENALSGTEYGYDGDTLTGPDGEVSLSLVITTSSDTVKTFAQYLGQAYGEIGIDVSINPVKFNTLINKYLSNSYQGNGEPKWNVSGSNGGGRDESVSPESWDMSVGVILNTYPLTPSNTSAFFEKKGTANYVGYYPEADFESLYNEASTATNEKKRQRTYAEIFGELSKEQPYNFVSMGSDIYGYQSKVQGPKNGESPYLANWDSWTWDFKPQQ from the coding sequence ATGGTCGGTCTCGCTGGCTGTTCGAGCGGGAGTAGTGGCGGCGGAAACAACAGCGGCGGTAACGGCAGCGGTGGGTCGTCGAACGGTTCAGCCGGGGGGACGTCCGCCGGATCGAACGAGGACACCCGTTCCGGCAAGCGGTCCGTCGGCGGCAATTACATCGTCGGGGACCAGACCGGGATCACGACCCTGAACTGGCTTCAGGTCGACGACCAGCCGACCGCCAATCGGATCCGGCTGATGCTCGATTTTCTCTACACCGTCACCCAGGACAAGGAGGTGTTCCCGCTGCTGGCGAAGGATATCTCGACCCAGGACGACCAGACCTACACCGTCACGCTCCGGGACAATCTCGAATGGGGCGGCAACTACGGACAGATGACCGCCGAGGACTGGATCTACCAGATCAAGAACGTCTTTCAGGCGAATTCGAACTGGTCGGGCTATACGAATCAGAGCTACTGGCTGACCGCCGACGGAAACCCGATCCCGGTCGAGAAACGAGGGAAGCTCAAATTCGACATCAAGCTCCAGGATCCGGACCCGTCGTACCTCCTCCGACCGAACCTCCAGGGCGCGTGGTGTATGCCGAAGAAACTCCTGAACCAGTACGTCCCGAATCAGGACACAGAGGGTCTGAAAAAGGACACCGATGTCCAACAGGTCGGCTACTCCGGCAACCTCGGACCGTATACGTTCGACCACCTCAACCGGGAATCGGAGTTCGTCGCCACCCGGAACGAGAACTACTACCTCCGCGACGCCAGCGACGTTCCCGAAGCGTGGAAGAACGTACCGTATTTCGACAAGTACACGTACAAGGTCATCCCCGAGCAGAGCACCCGTCTTTCGGCGCTCAAATCGGGCGGAGTCACCGAATCGGGTATCGCGGCAGCGAAGGTCGAGCAGTTCCAGAACATGGACGGCATCACCGTCCAGCAGATAAAACAGCCGTATCTGACGATGATATTCTACAATCAACGCAAGAACGGCTGGAAGCCCTTCCGAAAGCAGTCGGTTCGGCGGGCGCTGTCGTACGCGGTCGACAAGAAGAGCGTCGTGGAGAACATCTTCCGTGGCTACTCGGAGGTGGCGCACACATTCCAACCCCAGTGGTCGGAGTGGTACGACGATTCACAGGTCCTCGAAACCGGTGTCGGAAAGCGCTACAGTCCGGAGAAAGCCCGTACCAAGCTCGAAAATGCGCTTTCGGGGACCGAGTACGGCTACGACGGCGACACCCTCACCGGGCCGGACGGCGAGGTCTCGCTCTCGCTTGTGATCACCACATCGAGCGACACGGTGAAGACGTTCGCGCAGTATCTCGGGCAGGCCTACGGCGAGATCGGGATCGACGTCAGCATCAACCCGGTGAAGTTCAACACGTTGATAAACAAATATCTCTCCAACAGTTATCAGGGGAACGGCGAGCCGAAGTGGAACGTGAGCGGCTCCAACGGCGGCGGCCGCGACGAATCCGTCAGTCCCGAGTCCTGGGATATGTCCGTCGGTGTCATCCTCAACACGTACCCGCTCACGCCATCGAACACGAGCGCGTTCTTCGAGAAGAAGGGAACCGCGAACTACGTTGGCTACTATCCGGAGGCCGACTTCGAATCGCTGTATAACGAAGCTTCGACGGCCACGAACGAGAAAAAACGCCAGCGGACCTACGCGGAGATCTTCGGGGAGCTCAGCAAGGAACAGCCCTACAACTTCGTGAGCATGGGGTCCGACATCTACGGCTATCAGAGTAAGGTGCAGGGGCCAAAGAACGGCGAGAGCCCCTACCTCGCCAACTGGGACAGCTGGACGTGGGACTTCAAGCCGCAGCAATGA
- a CDS encoding ABC transporter permease: MATDSSPTDDRFETIDWEAIEGQRRSLPRRTIAFGATLLVYLALVAYNLVYPMAGDQPLPVLDWDVGGADWLFILTLIVLLFYAVVPLAVNRRMTRYYWREFKKNTAAVVSLVFLLCVLAVGIVGPIVLSPPEVDVIAAYQPPMGLSVAQDVPVGCVGSVSGGQCQGTWAHPLGTTGEGKDIFKMIVFGMRVSMEVGLVGMLIRVVTGTIVGTTAAYFGGTVDEVLMRYVDIQISFPEFILFLLLLYIFGGSLLLLIGIFGFFGWGGIARLVRSEALQRREEEYFRAAEGAGASTVYTIRRHLVPNVSNTVITAATIGIPILILAEAAYSFLGLTDPTVPSWGQVIAAGRGDLSTAWWISTIPGFFLFATIMAFNFLGDALRDALDPRQENAE, translated from the coding sequence ATGGCAACCGACTCATCCCCAACAGACGACCGATTCGAGACCATCGACTGGGAAGCTATCGAGGGCCAGCGGCGGTCACTGCCGCGCCGGACGATCGCGTTCGGGGCGACGCTCCTCGTCTATCTGGCGCTGGTGGCGTACAACCTCGTCTATCCGATGGCTGGCGACCAGCCGCTGCCGGTTCTCGACTGGGATGTCGGCGGTGCCGACTGGCTGTTCATCCTCACGCTCATCGTTCTCCTGTTCTACGCCGTGGTTCCGCTCGCGGTCAACCGCCGGATGACGCGGTACTACTGGCGGGAGTTCAAGAAGAACACCGCGGCAGTCGTAAGCCTCGTCTTCCTCCTGTGCGTGCTCGCGGTCGGTATCGTCGGTCCGATAGTTCTCAGCCCACCCGAAGTCGACGTCATCGCCGCCTACCAGCCGCCGATGGGCCTCAGCGTCGCCCAGGACGTGCCAGTGGGCTGTGTCGGGAGCGTCTCGGGCGGTCAGTGTCAGGGCACGTGGGCCCACCCGCTGGGGACGACCGGTGAGGGCAAGGACATCTTCAAGATGATCGTCTTCGGGATGCGCGTCAGCATGGAGGTCGGACTGGTCGGGATGTTGATACGCGTCGTCACTGGAACCATTGTTGGCACCACCGCGGCGTACTTCGGCGGAACCGTCGACGAGGTCCTCATGCGCTACGTTGACATCCAGATCTCCTTTCCCGAGTTCATCCTGTTCTTGCTCTTGCTCTATATCTTCGGCGGCAGTCTTCTGTTGCTCATCGGGATCTTCGGCTTTTTCGGCTGGGGTGGTATCGCACGGCTCGTCAGAAGCGAGGCGCTCCAGCGCCGCGAGGAGGAGTACTTCCGGGCGGCCGAGGGGGCTGGCGCGAGTACGGTCTACACTATCCGCCGGCACCTCGTCCCCAACGTCTCGAACACCGTCATCACGGCGGCGACGATCGGGATCCCGATACTGATCCTCGCCGAGGCGGCCTACTCCTTCCTCGGACTGACGGACCCGACGGTCCCCTCGTGGGGACAGGTCATCGCGGCGGGCCGGGGTGACCTCTCGACCGCGTGGTGGATCTCGACGATCCCCGGATTCTTCCTCTTCGCGACGATCATGGCGTTCAACTTCCTTGGCGACGCGCTTCGGGACGCGCTTGACCCCCGACA
- the gatA gene encoding Asp-tRNA(Asn)/Glu-tRNA(Gln) amidotransferase subunit GatA — MSHDAFITKETIESEESGVLDGRQVAVKDNISTRGVKTTCGSAMLADYVPPYDATVVEWLKGAGATVVGKTNMDEFGMGTTTETSHFGPTTNPVDEERVPGGSSGGSAAAVAAGEADLALGSDTGGSVRCPAAFCGVVGIKPTYGLVSRYGLVAYANSLEQIGPLAPTVEEAAELLDVIAGPDPHDATTREEGEGTDYAAAADGDVDGMTIGVLSELVSGADEGVAAAFEETIADLEAQGAEVREVSLDSLAHAVQAYYVIAMSEASSNLARFDGVRYGVSGASDEGGYDGNWNDAFARSREAGFGPEVKRRVLLGTYALSAGYHDKYYKKAQDARAWIKRDFDDALTEADVLASPTMPVLPPKLGESLDDPLQLYLMDANTVPVNLADLPAISVPAGTAEGLPVGAQFVGPAFGEETVIRAASAVE; from the coding sequence ATGAGCCACGACGCGTTCATCACCAAAGAGACGATCGAGTCCGAGGAATCTGGAGTACTCGACGGTCGGCAAGTTGCAGTGAAGGACAACATCAGCACTCGGGGAGTGAAGACGACGTGCGGGTCGGCGATGCTCGCCGACTACGTGCCGCCCTACGACGCCACCGTCGTCGAGTGGCTGAAGGGAGCGGGAGCGACCGTCGTCGGCAAGACCAACATGGACGAGTTCGGGATGGGGACCACCACGGAGACCTCCCACTTCGGGCCGACGACGAACCCCGTGGACGAGGAACGGGTTCCCGGTGGCTCCTCGGGCGGGAGCGCCGCGGCGGTGGCGGCAGGCGAGGCCGACCTCGCGCTCGGCTCCGACACGGGTGGGTCGGTCCGGTGTCCCGCCGCGTTCTGCGGGGTGGTCGGGATCAAGCCGACCTACGGGCTGGTCTCGCGCTACGGGCTAGTCGCCTACGCCAACAGTCTCGAACAGATCGGGCCGCTCGCGCCCACGGTCGAGGAAGCCGCCGAACTCCTCGACGTGATCGCGGGTCCGGACCCGCACGACGCGACGACCCGAGAAGAGGGCGAAGGCACCGACTACGCGGCGGCCGCCGACGGCGACGTCGACGGGATGACGATCGGCGTGCTCTCGGAGCTCGTCTCGGGAGCCGACGAGGGCGTGGCCGCGGCCTTCGAGGAGACCATCGCGGACCTCGAAGCTCAGGGGGCGGAGGTCCGCGAGGTGAGCCTCGACTCGCTCGCCCACGCCGTCCAGGCCTACTACGTCATCGCGATGTCGGAGGCCTCCTCGAACCTCGCGCGGTTCGACGGGGTTCGGTACGGGGTTTCGGGCGCGTCGGACGAGGGTGGCTACGACGGTAACTGGAACGACGCGTTCGCACGCTCGCGCGAGGCGGGCTTCGGGCCCGAGGTCAAACGCCGGGTCCTCCTGGGAACCTACGCGCTCTCGGCGGGCTACCACGACAAGTACTACAAGAAGGCCCAGGACGCCCGCGCGTGGATCAAGCGGGACTTCGACGACGCGCTCACCGAGGCCGACGTGTTGGCCTCGCCGACGATGCCCGTTCTCCCGCCGAAACTCGGCGAAAGCCTCGACGACCCGCTCCAGCTCTACCTGATGGACGCGAACACCGTTCCCGTCAACCTCGCCGACCTCCCCGCGATATCGGTCCCCGCGGGCACGGCCGAGGGCCTGCCGGTCGGGGCGCAGTTCGTCGGTCCGGCGTTCGGCGAGGAAACGGTCATCCGGGCGGCGAGCGCGGTCGAATAG
- a CDS encoding ABC transporter permease has product MAWYVARRVGWAFVVAFIIVSVTFALLQVSPDPGLAQAKFQATQSGGDAQSAAAAYRQRRGLDQPVWQRYANYVGNVATGHWGWSDTRSQPVTAALLDAYPYTLMYSVPSVILSTVLGMAIGLYSATHQYTKSDYAATLFAFFGISIPNFWFGIVLLLVFSVTLGWFPILFDPNLSTFSIANIRQLVLPVVVLTTGAIATQMRYGRAESLEYVGATFVKTARAKGASSRRITYRHIFRAALVPLSTILVGDVLALLVSSSVLVEVVFGIPGLGRLVFDAIEQQDTALVLGTTFIFVAIGVIGNLLQDLAYTVLDPRIDFSDR; this is encoded by the coding sequence ATGGCGTGGTACGTCGCCCGGCGGGTCGGCTGGGCATTCGTGGTCGCGTTCATCATCGTGAGCGTGACGTTCGCGCTGCTACAGGTCTCGCCGGACCCTGGTCTCGCACAGGCGAAGTTTCAGGCGACCCAGTCGGGTGGGGACGCCCAGTCGGCCGCCGCGGCGTATAGACAGCGCCGCGGTCTTGACCAACCCGTTTGGCAACGTTACGCCAACTACGTCGGCAACGTCGCCACCGGTCACTGGGGGTGGTCCGATACGAGGTCACAACCGGTCACGGCGGCGCTGCTCGATGCGTATCCCTATACGCTGATGTACAGCGTCCCTTCCGTGATACTCTCGACCGTCCTCGGAATGGCTATCGGGTTGTATTCGGCGACCCACCAGTACACCAAATCCGACTACGCCGCGACGCTCTTCGCGTTCTTCGGCATCAGCATCCCGAACTTCTGGTTCGGGATCGTTCTGTTGTTGGTCTTCAGCGTCACGCTCGGCTGGTTCCCGATCCTGTTCGATCCGAACCTGTCGACGTTCTCGATAGCCAACATTAGACAGCTCGTTCTCCCAGTGGTGGTCCTCACGACGGGCGCGATAGCGACACAGATGCGGTACGGTCGTGCGGAGTCGCTCGAATACGTCGGTGCGACGTTCGTCAAGACCGCCCGCGCGAAGGGCGCGAGTTCACGGCGGATCACGTACCGACACATCTTTCGCGCGGCACTCGTCCCGTTGTCGACGATCCTCGTCGGGGACGTTCTCGCCCTGCTCGTCAGTTCGTCGGTGCTAGTCGAAGTGGTGTTCGGTATCCCCGGACTCGGTCGGCTGGTCTTCGACGCGATCGAGCAGCAGGACACCGCCCTGGTGCTCGGGACGACCTTCATCTTCGTGGCGATAGGTGTGATCGGAAACCTGCTACAGGACCTCGCGTACACCGTTCTCGACCCGCGGATAGATTTCAGTGACCGATAA